A genome region from Nocardiopsis exhalans includes the following:
- a CDS encoding DUF1330 domain-containing protein: protein MAVDPTGPDLARMLNEGPDGPFVMLNLLRFAPDGRASYKEYSRRAGRLLGKYGAELLYAGDGATPLVAEEGQDWDAVLLVRYPSREVFSRMVSDPEYQEITHLRSQALSEAVLQPTDPWTSRRDS, encoded by the coding sequence ATGGCTGTCGACCCCACCGGACCCGACCTCGCGAGGATGCTGAACGAGGGCCCCGACGGCCCCTTCGTCATGCTCAACCTGCTGCGGTTCGCCCCCGACGGCCGCGCCTCGTACAAGGAGTACTCCCGACGGGCGGGACGCCTCCTGGGCAAGTACGGCGCCGAACTGCTCTACGCGGGTGACGGTGCGACGCCCCTGGTCGCCGAGGAGGGACAGGACTGGGACGCGGTACTGCTCGTGCGTTACCCGAGCCGGGAGGTGTTCAGCCGCATGGTCTCCGACCCCGAGTACCAGGAGATCACCCACCTGCGCTCCCAGGCCCTGAGCGAGGCCGTACTCCAGCCCACCGACCCCTGGACCTCACGCCGCGACTCCTGA
- the chrA gene encoding chromate efflux transporter yields the protein MSSPLDSPDERPSRGTSEGGPETGGTPWEVFRVFLLLGLTSFGGPVAHLGYFRDAFVVRRGWLSESAYADLVALCQFLPGPASSQVGMAIGLRRAGYAGMAAAWVAFTLPSALLLVAFALGVRALGAEPGAGWLLGLKAAAVAVVAHAVLGMATNLASGRRRATIAVSALVVVLLLPSALSQVAAIAVGALVGALWLTTVPAEKEVTGPAVPVRRRTALACLAAFAVLLAGLPVLAALTGGTAAGMADGFYRAGSLVFGGGHVVLPLLEAEVVGGGAVDHESFLAGYGATQAVPGPLFTFAAYLGALMPVAGSPLLGAAIALVAVFVPSALLVVGALPFWERMRTDPRARRAVAGAGAAVVGILAAALYDPVFTQGVVSPATMALAAVAFVALAVWRAPAWAVVLAASAIGFLLL from the coding sequence ATGAGCTCACCGCTGGATTCCCCCGATGAACGCCCTTCACGGGGCACATCGGAGGGAGGTCCGGAGACGGGTGGGACCCCGTGGGAGGTGTTCCGGGTCTTCCTGCTCCTGGGGCTGACCTCGTTCGGCGGGCCGGTGGCGCACCTGGGCTACTTCCGGGACGCGTTCGTGGTGCGCCGGGGGTGGCTCAGCGAGTCCGCCTACGCCGACCTGGTGGCGCTGTGCCAGTTCCTGCCCGGTCCCGCCTCCAGCCAGGTCGGTATGGCCATCGGCCTGCGCCGCGCCGGGTACGCCGGCATGGCGGCCGCGTGGGTGGCCTTCACCCTTCCCTCGGCGCTGCTGCTGGTGGCCTTCGCTCTGGGGGTGCGGGCCCTGGGCGCCGAACCCGGCGCCGGATGGCTGCTCGGCCTCAAGGCCGCAGCCGTGGCCGTGGTCGCCCACGCCGTACTCGGCATGGCCACGAACCTGGCCTCCGGTCGGCGCCGGGCCACGATCGCCGTGTCCGCCCTCGTCGTGGTCCTCCTGCTTCCCTCGGCCCTGAGCCAGGTCGCGGCCATCGCGGTGGGCGCCCTGGTCGGGGCGCTCTGGCTCACGACGGTGCCCGCTGAGAAGGAAGTGACCGGCCCCGCCGTCCCCGTCCGACGCCGGACCGCCCTGGCATGCCTGGCCGCGTTCGCCGTCCTGCTGGCGGGCCTGCCCGTGTTGGCCGCCCTGACCGGCGGTACGGCCGCGGGGATGGCGGACGGCTTCTACCGTGCCGGATCCCTGGTCTTCGGCGGCGGGCACGTGGTGCTCCCCCTGTTGGAGGCCGAGGTCGTGGGCGGCGGCGCGGTGGACCACGAGTCCTTCCTGGCCGGGTACGGCGCCACCCAGGCCGTGCCCGGCCCGCTGTTCACCTTCGCCGCCTACCTGGGCGCGCTCATGCCTGTGGCCGGGAGCCCGCTGCTGGGGGCCGCGATCGCTCTCGTGGCGGTCTTCGTGCCCTCGGCGCTGCTGGTCGTGGGCGCACTGCCGTTCTGGGAGCGGATGCGCACCGACCCGCGTGCCCGGCGGGCGGTGGCCGGGGCGGGCGCGGCGGTGGTGGGCATCCTCGCCGCAGCCCTGTACGACCCGGTCTTCACCCAGGGGGTGGTCTCTCCCGCGACGATGGCCCTGGCCGCGGTGGCGTTCGTGGCCCTGGCGGTGTGGCGCGCTCCGGCCTGGGCCGTCGTGCTCGCGGCCAGTGCGATCGGGTTCCTGCTGCTCTGA
- a CDS encoding PadR family transcriptional regulator translates to MRDFIRGAIRVHILHHAAEEEIHGAWMMRELSGHGYDISPGTLYPTLHRLESEGLLASRQHLAEGRRRRLYRATEAGRRILAQDRAALRELAREVLGDHDGE, encoded by the coding sequence ATGCGAGACTTCATCCGGGGGGCCATACGGGTGCACATCCTCCATCACGCCGCGGAGGAGGAGATCCACGGAGCGTGGATGATGCGGGAGTTGTCCGGCCACGGCTACGACATCAGCCCCGGCACCCTTTATCCCACCCTGCACAGGCTGGAATCGGAGGGTCTGCTCGCATCCCGCCAGCACCTCGCCGAGGGGCGCAGACGACGCCTCTACCGAGCCACTGAGGCGGGCCGAAGGATCTTGGCACAGGACCGGGCGGCTCTGAGGGAACTGGCGCGCGAGGTGCTGGGCGACCACGACGGAGAGTGA
- a CDS encoding metallophosphoesterase family protein — protein MGLFAISDLHVRHEANRAFTEALVPASDEDWLLVAGDVADTAGEVLETMGALASRFSTVVWVPGNHDLWTLPADPVRLRGEERYLYLVEGLRALGVHTPEDPYPVWEGPEGPVTVAPLFVGYDHTFRPEGTRTKAQALAVAHASGVVCTDEYLLHPDPHPGRDAWCRARLAYTRARLDSLAPDLPTVLVNHYPLVREPTRVLRHPEFAQWCGTEETADWHLRYRARAVVYGHLHIPRTITVDGVPHTEVSLGYPREWEPRPEPPRGPRRILP, from the coding sequence GTGGGCCTGTTCGCCATCAGCGACCTGCACGTGCGACACGAGGCCAACCGCGCCTTCACCGAAGCGTTGGTCCCGGCCTCCGACGAGGACTGGCTCCTCGTGGCCGGGGACGTGGCCGACACCGCCGGCGAGGTACTCGAAACCATGGGGGCGCTGGCCTCCCGCTTCTCCACCGTGGTGTGGGTGCCGGGCAACCACGACCTGTGGACGCTGCCCGCGGACCCCGTCCGGCTGCGTGGCGAGGAACGGTACCTGTACCTGGTCGAGGGCCTGCGCGCGCTGGGTGTGCACACCCCGGAGGACCCCTACCCCGTGTGGGAGGGCCCCGAGGGGCCGGTGACGGTGGCTCCCCTGTTCGTCGGCTACGACCACACCTTCCGCCCGGAGGGCACCCGGACCAAGGCGCAGGCCCTGGCCGTGGCCCACGCCAGCGGCGTGGTGTGCACCGACGAGTACCTGCTGCACCCCGACCCCCACCCGGGTCGGGACGCCTGGTGCCGCGCGCGGCTGGCGTACACGCGTGCCCGGCTGGACTCCCTGGCCCCGGATCTGCCCACAGTGCTCGTCAACCACTACCCGCTGGTGCGCGAGCCCACCCGGGTGCTGCGCCACCCCGAGTTCGCCCAGTGGTGCGGCACCGAGGAGACCGCCGACTGGCACCTGCGCTACCGGGCCCGCGCCGTCGTCTACGGGCACCTGCACATCCCCCGCACCATCACCGTCGACGGGGTCCCGCACACCGAGGTGTCCCTGGGCTACCCCCGCGAGTGGGAGCCGCGCCCCGAGCCCCCGCGTGGGCCGCGGCGGATCCTGCCGTAG
- a CDS encoding DUF1028 domain-containing protein, with product MYAGTFSIVARDADTGMCGVAISSRMPAIGSLCVFAHARTGAVVTQALINPLLGVDALGLLAEHPAEAALERVLKGDPDTDARQVARVDGEGRAAAHTGAQTHPWSGHRTGEGYAVAGNILTGAATLDAMARRWEDGGGEPLDQRLLSALEAAQAAGGDRRGRQSAALYVHAGHPYPYLDLRVDEHPDPVAELRRVHTVAERELLPFVEALPTRANPEGDFERLLDTDG from the coding sequence ATGTACGCGGGAACCTTCTCGATCGTCGCGCGCGACGCGGACACCGGGATGTGCGGTGTCGCGATCAGCAGCCGGATGCCCGCGATCGGTTCGCTGTGCGTGTTCGCCCACGCGCGGACCGGGGCGGTCGTGACACAGGCCCTGATCAACCCGCTGCTGGGTGTGGACGCCCTCGGCCTGCTCGCGGAACACCCGGCCGAGGCCGCGCTGGAGCGGGTCCTGAAAGGGGACCCCGACACCGATGCGCGCCAGGTGGCCCGGGTGGACGGTGAGGGCCGGGCCGCCGCGCACACCGGCGCGCAGACGCACCCGTGGAGCGGGCACCGGACGGGGGAGGGCTACGCGGTGGCCGGGAACATCCTGACCGGGGCCGCCACACTCGACGCGATGGCGCGGCGGTGGGAGGACGGTGGGGGCGAACCGCTGGACCAGCGCCTGTTGAGCGCCCTGGAGGCCGCCCAGGCGGCGGGCGGGGACCGTCGGGGCAGACAGAGCGCCGCGCTGTACGTACACGCGGGCCACCCGTACCCCTACCTGGACCTGAGGGTGGACGAGCACCCCGATCCGGTGGCCGAGCTCCGTCGGGTCCACACGGTCGCCGAACGGGAGCTGCTGCCGTTCGTTGAGGCCCTGCCCACACGGGCGAACCCCGAAGGCGACTTCGAGCGCCTGCTCGACACCGACGGCTGA
- a CDS encoding GntR family transcriptional regulator: MAAMPIDRSDTRPLHAQVAGVLRAEIRDRSIPPGDALPSEASLRERFGVSRSVVRQALATLEDEGTVRRTRGRAPVAAVPTEHHRLVQRVTGLFDQFSAEGLSLATAVLSLEPTRAGTPSAAHHLGSHELLRLERVRSVDGEALSYVRTWLPAGRFADLDAAMLRDASLHRLMETRFDAVPSSGRRQIRAVPADPRIARELGVPEAAPLLLLEGGTFDQNGLPLEWFESWHRSDRVVFDIEADGAADQVRIAPGPSLTERPEPAAAPAGSAPPVGLDRAVALAEELRAELGRLRAEG, encoded by the coding sequence ATGGCCGCCATGCCCATCGACCGCTCCGACACCCGGCCGCTGCACGCTCAGGTGGCCGGTGTGCTGCGCGCGGAGATCCGCGACCGCTCGATCCCGCCCGGCGACGCCCTGCCCAGCGAGGCGTCCCTGCGGGAACGGTTCGGGGTCTCCCGCAGCGTCGTCCGCCAGGCCCTGGCCACCCTCGAGGACGAGGGGACGGTCCGCAGGACCCGCGGCCGGGCCCCGGTCGCCGCGGTGCCCACCGAACACCACCGGCTCGTGCAGCGCGTCACCGGGCTGTTCGACCAGTTCTCCGCCGAGGGCCTGAGCCTGGCCACCGCGGTGCTCTCCCTGGAACCCACCCGGGCCGGAACCCCCTCGGCCGCGCACCACCTGGGTTCGCACGAGCTGCTGCGGCTGGAGCGCGTCCGCTCGGTCGACGGCGAGGCCCTGTCCTACGTGCGCACCTGGCTTCCCGCCGGACGCTTCGCCGACCTGGACGCCGCGATGCTGCGCGACGCCTCCCTGCACCGGCTCATGGAGACCCGCTTCGACGCGGTGCCCAGCAGCGGCCGCAGGCAGATCCGCGCGGTCCCCGCGGACCCGCGCATCGCCCGCGAACTCGGGGTCCCAGAGGCGGCCCCGCTCCTGCTCCTGGAGGGCGGTACCTTCGACCAGAACGGTCTGCCCCTGGAGTGGTTCGAGAGCTGGCACCGTTCGGACCGGGTGGTCTTCGACATCGAGGCCGACGGCGCCGCCGACCAGGTGCGCATCGCCCCGGGGCCGTCACTGACCGAACGCCCCGAGCCGGCCGCCGCCCCCGCGGGCTCCGCGCCGCCGGTGGGCCTCGACCGCGCCGTGGCCCTCGCCGAGGAGCTCCGCGCCGAACTGGGCCGCCTGCGCGCCGAGGGCTGA
- the pdxA gene encoding 4-hydroxythreonine-4-phosphate dehydrogenase PdxA, whose product MNRPTLAVTLGDVAGIGPEITAKALLHHPEVREFARPVVVGDADALRNAVTAVGGDPSAVNPVASPAEAADAAGVIDIVQTGPSLGHVPTGELNAEAGDGAARFVIEAVDLAKRELVDGIVTPPLNKAAMHLGGHPWPGHTELLAHEFGVSDYSLVLSAGDLSFFHLTTHVSLRQAIEDITQERTLEVLRLMSAFARAQGDADEPIGVAGLNPHAGENRLFGDEDADILAPAIELARAEGINAHGPLPADALIPAAVKGKWKLVAVCYHDQGHAPFKAVYGDDGVNITAGLPVVRVSVDHGTAFDIAGRGIAREASLVLALRRAAELAPGWGHVWSATGS is encoded by the coding sequence ATGAACCGTCCCACCCTCGCGGTCACCCTCGGCGACGTCGCGGGAATCGGACCGGAGATCACCGCCAAGGCACTGCTCCACCACCCCGAGGTCCGCGAGTTCGCCAGGCCCGTGGTCGTCGGTGACGCCGACGCCCTGCGCAACGCCGTCACCGCCGTGGGCGGGGATCCCTCGGCGGTCAACCCCGTCGCGTCCCCCGCCGAGGCGGCCGACGCGGCCGGGGTCATCGACATCGTGCAGACCGGCCCCTCCCTCGGCCACGTCCCGACCGGCGAACTGAACGCCGAGGCCGGCGACGGAGCGGCCCGGTTCGTCATCGAGGCCGTCGACCTGGCCAAGCGCGAACTCGTCGACGGGATCGTCACTCCCCCGTTGAACAAGGCCGCCATGCACCTGGGAGGGCACCCCTGGCCGGGGCACACCGAACTGCTCGCCCACGAGTTCGGGGTCAGCGACTACAGCCTCGTCCTGTCCGCGGGCGACCTGTCCTTCTTCCACCTGACCACGCACGTGTCCCTGCGTCAGGCCATCGAGGACATCACCCAGGAGCGGACCCTGGAGGTCCTGCGGCTGATGAGCGCCTTCGCCCGCGCCCAGGGCGACGCCGACGAACCCATCGGGGTGGCCGGCCTCAATCCGCACGCCGGGGAGAACCGCCTGTTCGGCGACGAGGACGCCGACATCCTCGCACCGGCGATCGAGCTCGCCCGGGCCGAGGGCATCAACGCCCACGGACCGCTGCCCGCCGACGCGCTCATCCCCGCGGCGGTCAAGGGCAAGTGGAAGCTCGTGGCGGTCTGCTACCACGACCAGGGCCACGCGCCGTTCAAGGCCGTCTACGGCGACGACGGGGTCAACATCACCGCCGGACTACCCGTGGTCCGGGTGTCGGTCGACCACGGCACGGCCTTCGACATCGCGGGCCGGGGCATCGCCCGCGAGGCCAGTCTGGTCCTGGCCCTGCGCAGGGCCGCCGAACTCGCCCCGGGCTGGGGCCACGTCTGGAGCGCCACCGGCAGCTGA
- a CDS encoding four-carbon acid sugar kinase family protein: MSTGKHPRVAVIADDLTGAGDTAAQFLHAGWRTELQLDPADSDSEVVAVSTDSRALPAERAAEAAAEATLRLRAAGADRLYKKVDSTLRGPLRAEIDAVLAAWSPDAVAVVCPAFPANGRTVRDGVLLVDGTEVHRTAVGTDPVTPVAQSRIAALLGAEHVRITGKDAEADAALLRAAAPVAVVDAETDEDLARVAAAVVALGPDAVPVGSAGLAARLAHTWRPAREPEPALIVVTSLHQTTRGQVAELAADGATLLEQPDPSDLADDSAWRAWGEGFLDRFDPAAPRTALVAPEDRGGGLDPAVVARVFGALAARTAARHELSGFVVTGGDGARALTAALAARAITLTGEVSPGIPIGTLSGGPHNGRAIVTKAGGFGSPTALLEAADAVRHTKGTNT, translated from the coding sequence GTGAGCACCGGCAAGCACCCGCGCGTCGCGGTGATCGCGGACGACCTGACCGGAGCGGGCGACACCGCCGCACAGTTCCTCCACGCCGGCTGGCGGACCGAACTCCAACTGGACCCCGCCGACTCGGACTCCGAGGTCGTCGCCGTCAGCACCGACTCGCGCGCACTGCCCGCAGAACGGGCCGCCGAGGCCGCCGCCGAGGCGACCCTGCGTCTGCGCGCCGCCGGAGCGGACCGGCTGTACAAGAAGGTCGACTCCACATTGCGCGGCCCGCTGCGCGCGGAGATCGACGCGGTACTGGCCGCCTGGTCGCCGGACGCCGTCGCCGTGGTCTGCCCGGCCTTCCCCGCCAACGGCCGCACGGTCCGCGACGGGGTCCTGCTCGTCGACGGCACCGAAGTGCACCGCACCGCCGTCGGGACCGACCCCGTGACGCCGGTGGCCCAGAGCCGGATCGCCGCACTCCTGGGCGCCGAACACGTGCGGATCACCGGCAAGGACGCCGAAGCGGACGCGGCGCTGCTCCGCGCCGCCGCTCCCGTGGCCGTCGTCGACGCCGAGACGGACGAGGACCTGGCACGGGTGGCCGCCGCCGTCGTCGCGCTCGGCCCGGACGCCGTACCCGTGGGCTCGGCCGGACTCGCCGCCCGCCTCGCGCACACCTGGCGCCCGGCCCGAGAACCCGAACCCGCCCTGATCGTGGTGACCTCGCTCCACCAGACCACCCGCGGTCAGGTGGCGGAGCTGGCCGCCGACGGCGCCACCCTGCTGGAACAGCCAGATCCGTCGGACCTGGCCGACGACAGCGCGTGGCGCGCATGGGGCGAGGGGTTCCTGGACCGGTTCGACCCCGCCGCACCCCGTACCGCCCTGGTGGCTCCCGAGGACCGCGGCGGCGGCCTCGACCCCGCGGTCGTGGCCCGCGTGTTCGGAGCGCTCGCGGCCCGAACGGCCGCGCGGCACGAACTCTCCGGGTTCGTCGTGACGGGCGGCGACGGCGCCCGGGCGCTCACCGCCGCGCTGGCGGCCCGCGCCATCACCCTGACCGGGGAGGTCTCCCCCGGTATCCCGATCGGAACACTCTCGGGCGGCCCGCACAACGGCCGCGCCATCGTCACCAAGGCCGGGGGCTTCGGCTCCCCCACCGCACTCCTGGAGGCCGCGGACGCGGTCCGCCACACGAAAGGCACGAACACATGA